In Massilia forsythiae, one DNA window encodes the following:
- a CDS encoding tetratricopeptide repeat protein, whose protein sequence is MALGRLYLFGSNGLPKSLPTALHWLDRAAQQGCTEAWQLIGNHIPLELAQQSPQPVSRWYERAYDGGLVRAGLVYAQLVLEAREASMAPQQRAKALRALEDAGRAGFAQAQWLLAREHGVDLPDTRPGKGGSGEDAARSGQRWLREAADSGVAPAQFALLEQDWKAGDHAAYLARALPLARAMAGSDAARDGSCARLAPDEVTLLSRCARLVAGAAVAHDVAPGELHAFWELAAAEQDRHAQFSLGLWCARMRVDGKRIDAGGGAANFKKAVRWLVLAGEQGLAEAWYALSRIYIKPEYSQRNVVEAQRYLERAAEMGHRDAQLECGNAAWRARRENESNDVRAVFWLQKAAVQACPKAAAALRKIAPRTPEAWPGLAPLLAGHDLSAHPLLAARLELALVFGLSRAETLLLDVKQADQGHCLVVDIRASYGRSRRRLVLVETAQERQLLDRAAELFDSVDCGPGGSEGNYRQRLYRLRTLLPEAEGAGGDLDYGIAA, encoded by the coding sequence TTGGCGCTGGGCCGTTTGTATTTATTTGGCAGCAACGGTTTACCGAAGAGCTTGCCCACCGCCCTGCATTGGCTCGACCGTGCTGCACAACAAGGGTGCACCGAAGCCTGGCAGCTGATTGGTAACCATATTCCCCTTGAACTGGCCCAACAAAGCCCGCAACCGGTCAGCCGCTGGTATGAGCGTGCCTATGATGGCGGCCTGGTGCGTGCAGGGCTGGTGTATGCCCAGCTCGTCCTCGAAGCGCGCGAAGCGTCCATGGCGCCACAGCAGCGCGCCAAGGCCCTGCGCGCGCTGGAGGATGCCGGCCGGGCCGGCTTCGCCCAGGCGCAATGGCTGCTGGCGCGCGAACACGGCGTCGACCTGCCCGATACGCGCCCGGGCAAGGGCGGCAGCGGCGAGGATGCCGCTCGATCCGGGCAACGCTGGCTGCGCGAGGCGGCCGACAGCGGCGTCGCGCCGGCACAGTTCGCTCTGCTGGAACAGGACTGGAAAGCCGGCGACCACGCTGCCTATCTGGCGCGCGCGTTGCCGCTGGCGCGCGCCATGGCCGGCTCCGACGCTGCCCGCGACGGCAGCTGCGCGCGCCTGGCGCCGGACGAGGTGACGTTGCTGTCGCGCTGCGCGCGCCTGGTTGCCGGCGCCGCCGTGGCGCACGACGTCGCCCCCGGCGAATTGCATGCGTTCTGGGAACTGGCGGCGGCGGAACAGGACCGGCACGCCCAGTTTTCGCTCGGCCTGTGGTGCGCGCGCATGCGCGTGGACGGCAAGCGCATCGATGCCGGCGGCGGCGCGGCCAATTTCAAGAAGGCGGTGCGCTGGCTGGTGCTGGCAGGCGAGCAGGGACTGGCCGAAGCCTGGTATGCCTTGTCGCGCATCTATATCAAACCCGAATATTCGCAGCGTAACGTCGTGGAAGCGCAGCGCTACCTGGAGCGCGCCGCCGAGATGGGCCATCGCGACGCCCAGCTGGAGTGCGGCAACGCCGCCTGGCGCGCGCGCCGCGAAAACGAGAGCAACGATGTGCGCGCCGTGTTCTGGCTGCAAAAGGCGGCGGTCCAGGCTTGTCCCAAGGCGGCTGCAGCGTTGCGCAAGATCGCGCCGCGCACGCCAGAAGCCTGGCCCGGGCTGGCGCCGCTGCTTGCCGGGCACGACCTGTCGGCGCATCCGCTGCTGGCGGCGCGCCTCGAACTGGCGCTGGTCTTCGGACTGAGCCGTGCCGAAACACTATTGCTTGACGTTAAGCAAGCCGATCAGGGGCATTGCCTGGTGGTCGACATCCGCGCCAGCTACGGCCGCAGCCGGCGCCGCCTGGTACTGGTGGAAACGGCGCAGGAGCGCCAGCTGCTCGATCGCGCCGCCGAACTGTTCGACAGCGTCGATTGCGGCCCGGGCGGGTCGGAAGGGAATTACCGGCAGCGCCTGTACCGCTTGCGCACCCTGCTGCCGGAAGCGGAAGGCGCCGGGGGCGACCTCGATTACGGCATCGCCGCCTGA
- a CDS encoding porin, producing MKKSLVAVALLGAFAGVAHAQTAVQIYGTVDAGVVKRTDQTVAIGKRAANTLGFKGTEDLGNGLKALFQLEIRYEPDTGTVENNTRPLFQGQSRVGLQGDFGMVRLGRGLTPFQEVVGSFEPFHGLPTPAGFYTDISVAGFNSAPLDSGANAAGSGANTNRISNAIFYNSPVTSGFQVNASWATKEAVSNGTAITGIGAGSTSYAAGAQASANPFSVAATYNNGPAAAMLAYERNAVESKVWSGAGSFAVNDNLKLMATYSHQNLEHTNTLRPEIRAWLVGATYGMGPGKFLAGYGQKHQENTAKTKQLSLGYEYNLSKRTYLYVDAARKKNIVNAITGNLATTPTVNHYDVGVNHSF from the coding sequence ATGAAAAAATCACTCGTGGCAGTCGCTCTGCTGGGCGCCTTCGCTGGCGTGGCGCACGCGCAGACCGCCGTGCAGATCTACGGTACCGTCGACGCCGGCGTCGTCAAGCGTACCGACCAGACTGTTGCCATCGGCAAGCGCGCCGCCAACACCCTGGGCTTCAAAGGTACCGAAGACCTAGGCAATGGCCTGAAAGCTCTGTTCCAGCTGGAAATTCGTTACGAGCCGGATACCGGCACCGTCGAAAACAATACCCGTCCGCTGTTCCAGGGCCAGAGCCGCGTCGGCCTGCAGGGTGATTTCGGTATGGTCCGCCTGGGCCGTGGCCTGACCCCGTTCCAGGAAGTCGTCGGTTCGTTCGAGCCGTTCCACGGCCTGCCGACCCCGGCCGGTTTCTATACCGACATCAGTGTCGCCGGCTTCAACTCGGCTCCGCTGGATTCGGGCGCCAACGCCGCCGGTTCGGGTGCCAACACCAACCGTATCTCGAACGCGATCTTCTATAACTCGCCGGTCACCAGCGGTTTCCAGGTCAATGCTTCGTGGGCAACCAAGGAAGCTGTCTCGAACGGCACCGCCATCACCGGCATCGGCGCCGGCTCGACCTCGTACGCTGCAGGCGCACAGGCATCGGCCAACCCGTTCTCGGTCGCTGCGACCTACAACAACGGTCCGGCTGCAGCCATGCTGGCTTACGAGCGTAACGCCGTCGAAAGCAAGGTCTGGTCGGGCGCCGGTTCGTTCGCCGTCAACGACAACCTGAAGCTGATGGCGACCTACTCGCACCAGAACCTGGAGCACACCAACACCCTGCGTCCGGAAATCCGCGCATGGCTGGTCGGCGCCACCTACGGCATGGGTCCGGGCAAGTTCCTGGCTGGTTATGGTCAGAAGCACCAGGAAAACACCGCCAAGACCAAGCAGCTGTCGCTGGGCTACGAGTACAACCTGTCGAAGCGTACCTACCTGTACGTCGACGCAGCCCGCAAGAAGAACATCGTCAACGCCATCACCGGCAACCTGGCGACCACCCCGACGGTCAACCACTACGACGTCGGCGTGAACCACTCGTTCTAA